One Bradyrhizobium zhanjiangense DNA segment encodes these proteins:
- a CDS encoding L-idonate 5-dehydrogenase, which produces MTSTALAATLFGPEDLRMIEHPLDKLSDGMVRIRFGAGGICGSDMHYFRHARTGDFVVKSPLVLGHEISGEVVEISGATANLKVGDRVAVNPSRWCGHCVACREGRPNLCENIYFMGSASKTPHMQGGFANFFDAIPAQCVKIPDHVSYQAAALAEPLAVCLHAVARAGNIEGKRGIIFGAGPIGLLTMLAAHRAGMTDVTVADIAPAPLAFASRLGASHVENVSGGEEGLKAQAASRPYDVAFEVSGTAAGLASAIGIVRRGGDVVQIGNLPGGQIPTPSNAVMAKEIDLRGSFRFGFEFMTAVELIAAGSVDVLSLVTAERPLSTAPDALRLALDRSQSVKVVLTAN; this is translated from the coding sequence ATGACCTCCACTGCTCTCGCCGCAACCCTGTTCGGACCAGAAGACCTGCGCATGATCGAGCATCCGCTCGACAAACTCAGTGACGGCATGGTGCGCATCCGCTTCGGCGCCGGCGGCATCTGCGGTTCGGACATGCATTATTTCCGTCACGCCCGCACCGGCGATTTCGTGGTGAAGTCACCGCTGGTGCTCGGCCACGAGATCTCCGGTGAGGTCGTGGAGATCTCTGGCGCCACGGCGAACCTGAAGGTCGGTGACCGCGTCGCGGTCAATCCGTCGCGCTGGTGCGGCCATTGCGTCGCCTGCCGCGAAGGCCGGCCGAACCTCTGCGAGAACATCTACTTCATGGGCTCGGCCTCGAAGACGCCGCACATGCAGGGCGGCTTCGCCAATTTCTTCGATGCGATCCCGGCGCAGTGCGTGAAGATCCCGGATCACGTGTCCTATCAGGCTGCGGCGCTGGCCGAACCGCTCGCGGTCTGCCTGCACGCGGTCGCGCGCGCCGGCAACATCGAGGGCAAGCGCGGCATTATCTTCGGCGCCGGCCCGATCGGGCTTCTGACCATGCTCGCCGCACACCGCGCCGGCATGACTGATGTCACGGTGGCCGACATCGCGCCGGCGCCACTGGCTTTCGCAAGCCGGCTCGGCGCCTCGCATGTCGAGAACGTCTCGGGCGGGGAGGAGGGTCTGAAGGCGCAGGCCGCTTCGCGACCCTATGACGTCGCGTTCGAGGTCTCCGGCACGGCCGCGGGGCTTGCGAGCGCGATCGGCATCGTGCGGCGCGGCGGCGACGTGGTGCAGATCGGCAATCTGCCGGGCGGGCAGATCCCGACCCCGTCGAACGCGGTGATGGCCAAGGAGATCGACCTGCGCGGCTCGTTCCGCTTTGGCTTCGAGTTCATGACGGCGGTGGAACTGATCGCGGCCGGTAGTGTCGATGTGCTGTCGCTGGTCACCGCCGAACGGCCGCTGTCGACCGCGCCCGATGCGCTCAGGCTGGCACTCGACCGCTCGCAGAGCGTCAAAGTCGTGCTGACCGCGAACTGA